One Clostridia bacterium DNA window includes the following coding sequences:
- a CDS encoding YgeY family selenium metabolism-linked hydrolase has translation MATQELVELARQLIRIKSVTGAEQELAGFVRDYMLESGYDEAVIDEAGNVIGVIRGRGGTKLLFDAHLDTVGAGDASAWTYDPFGGEVADGKLYGRGAADMKGALAAMLYAGAQLAHCPERPFGDIYISGTVSEEVAEGQCFELVLDRVRPDLVIIGEASELNLKIGQRGRAEILVRTTGKSAHSSNPALAVNAAEHLADAIRALRRAKLGHDPLLGDAIMVLTDMISHPYPGQSVIPYAALATYDRRLLVGETEEGILAGLQELVTGLREENPNLQVSFEIAAGEHRTYTGYQFLNKRFFPAWQLPPEHPYVRQSLTALRAAGLSPQVSAYRFCTNGSASMGKRGIPTIGFGPGHEHQAHIVDEFIDLTELEQAMLGYRALMGCHFVSLT, from the coding sequence ATGGCAACGCAGGAACTGGTGGAGTTAGCCCGGCAGTTGATCCGGATCAAAAGTGTCACCGGTGCGGAACAAGAGCTGGCCGGGTTTGTCCGGGATTACATGCTGGAGAGCGGGTATGATGAAGCAGTCATTGATGAGGCCGGTAACGTGATCGGGGTCATCCGGGGCCGGGGCGGCACGAAGCTCCTGTTTGACGCCCACCTGGATACGGTGGGTGCGGGTGATGCATCGGCCTGGACTTATGACCCCTTTGGCGGCGAGGTGGCGGACGGGAAACTGTACGGCCGGGGAGCGGCGGATATGAAAGGAGCCCTGGCGGCGATGCTTTATGCCGGGGCCCAACTGGCGCACTGCCCGGAACGGCCCTTCGGCGATATTTACATCAGCGGCACCGTCTCGGAAGAGGTGGCGGAAGGACAGTGCTTCGAACTGGTGCTGGACCGGGTGCGGCCCGATCTCGTCATCATCGGGGAAGCTTCGGAGCTGAACTTGAAAATAGGCCAGCGGGGCAGGGCGGAGATATTGGTCAGGACCACCGGCAAGTCCGCCCACTCCTCCAATCCGGCACTGGCGGTGAATGCCGCGGAACACCTGGCGGACGCGATCCGGGCCCTGCGCCGGGCGAAGTTGGGCCATGACCCCCTTTTGGGGGACGCCATCATGGTGCTCACGGATATGATTTCCCATCCTTACCCGGGTCAATCGGTGATACCCTATGCGGCTCTTGCCACTTACGACCGGCGGCTGCTGGTGGGGGAAACGGAAGAAGGAATTTTGGCAGGCTTGCAGGAACTGGTAACCGGACTCAGGGAAGAAAACCCGAACCTACAGGTATCTTTTGAGATTGCCGCCGGGGAGCACCGGACCTATACGGGCTATCAATTTCTCAATAAGCGGTTCTTCCCTGCCTGGCAGCTGCCGCCGGAACATCCCTACGTCCGGCAAAGTCTAACCGCTTTACGGGCAGCCGGGCTGTCCCCGCAGGTTTCCGCTTACCGCTTCTGCACCAACGGCAGCGCCAGCATGGGAAAAAGAGGTATCCCTACCATCGGCTTCGGCCCCGGCCATGAGCACCAGGCCCATATCGTTGACGAATTCATTGATTTGACGGAACTGGAACAGGCCATGCTGGGCTACCGGGCTCTGATGGGCTGCCATTTTGTATCCTTGACATGA
- the rpmA gene encoding 50S ribosomal protein L27, with product MMRIDLQLFAHKKGVGSSRNGRDSEAKRLGIKRHDGQVVAAGNILVRQRGTKIHPGVNVGLGKDHTLFALVDGVVRYEKKGRDKTQVSVYAEAVM from the coding sequence ATGATGAGAATCGATCTACAGCTTTTTGCGCATAAAAAGGGTGTTGGCAGCTCCAGAAACGGCCGGGACAGTGAAGCCAAGCGACTGGGGATCAAAAGGCACGACGGTCAGGTGGTGGCTGCCGGCAACATCCTGGTGCGTCAAAGAGGCACCAAGATTCATCCCGGCGTGAACGTAGGATTGGGCAAGGATCATACCTTGTTTGCGTTGGTGGACGGCGTCGTCCGCTATGAGAAGAAAGGCCGCGATAAAACACAAGTCAGCGTTTATGCTGAAGCAGTCATGTAG
- the rplU gene encoding 50S ribosomal protein L21 — protein sequence MYAIVETGGKQYRVSQGDVIRVEKLAAGEGEVVELDKVLLIAGEQGVKVGNPYVEGAKVTVKVQGHGRGKKVIVFKYKPKKNYRRKYGHRQPYTEVVVEKIQG from the coding sequence ATGTACGCAATCGTGGAAACCGGCGGTAAGCAGTATCGGGTTAGCCAAGGGGACGTCATCCGCGTGGAGAAATTGGCCGCCGGGGAAGGAGAAGTAGTCGAACTGGATAAGGTGCTGTTGATTGCCGGCGAGCAAGGAGTGAAGGTTGGCAATCCCTACGTGGAGGGAGCCAAAGTCACCGTTAAAGTCCAAGGCCACGGCCGGGGCAAAAAGGTGATCGTCTTCAAGTACAAGCCCAAGAAGAATTACCGCCGCAAGTACGGTCATCGCCAACCTTATACGGAAGTAGTAGTGGAGAAAATTCAAGGCTAA
- a CDS encoding ribosomal-processing cysteine protease Prp, whose translation MITVELFYDDQESLRAFCVKGHAGAAPYGQDIVCAAVSVLSQAAVIGLSHFLSKAPETEIKQGWLRCVLPGDLSAKEEELSQVVLKTMELGLKALEPDYGKYFKIHKRRWTR comes from the coding sequence ATGATCACCGTAGAGCTTTTCTATGATGATCAGGAGAGCCTGCGGGCCTTTTGTGTAAAGGGTCATGCCGGTGCCGCGCCCTACGGCCAGGACATTGTTTGCGCCGCCGTTTCCGTGCTCAGCCAGGCGGCGGTCATCGGTCTCAGCCATTTTTTGTCCAAGGCACCGGAAACGGAGATCAAACAAGGCTGGCTGCGCTGCGTCCTGCCTGGTGATCTCAGTGCCAAAGAGGAAGAACTGTCCCAAGTAGTGTTGAAAACCATGGAATTGGGATTGAAGGCGTTAGAACCGGATTACGGGAAGTATTTCAAGATCCACAAGAGGAGGTGGACACGATGA